Below is a window of Electrophorus electricus isolate fEleEle1 chromosome 12, fEleEle1.pri, whole genome shotgun sequence DNA.
aTGGTAATTTAGTTATGATCAAAATGATTCAACTCTTATCTGTAGAGTGAGCAGAGTTTTGGCTTGAATGTCAAGGATGCACAAAGACAAGGGcctgtttccttgttttaacTATGCACTCTTCTTTGTAGCTGCTAAGCGATCTCCTTATCCCAGTCAGGAATTGTTTGCGAAAGAAAATCCTTGACTGTACAACCTTGCAGTCTTCAAGGACAAGGCTGCTCTCTTCCAGCCTAATCCCTCATGGTCCCATAATGTTACAAAGATCATACAAGGTGGGGAGAAGCTGTAGACAAGCCTAACTATAAGTtaaaaattgtgtgtatgtaattgaACACAAAATAGCATAGAAATAAACACTGGTTTGCTGAAATCTAAAAGTAGGACCTAGTAAAAAAAGATTATAACCTTAAAAAATTGTGATCTCTAAGTTTTGGGTGAAAGTAAATATAATcctgtaataaatattttgtgtttgtttgtttgtttgttttcccccaGGACTATAAAATCTACATCAACAACATTGTGGCTCAGAGTGGCAGTTCAAGGGCCTTTTCAAGTACTGAGGATTGTAGCAAGTACAGATTTGATACAGAAGAACCTGCCAGTGTCACTGGGCAAGGCCTCTTATGCAAGCGCAAACTCAGTGCCGAGGACGATGGCAAAACAACTACAGGTGATGGTGCATACAAGCGCTATAAACTAGGTGAGAAATGCTCAAAACAGATTTTATGAAAATCTCTTACATGAGAAGAGCTTGCACTTGTCACATAAGATTACCTTCAAAGAAAATTCTAATTTTAGATAGATAACTTCAGCAAGATTGTGCACCATTATGAGTAGAACCAtctaaaactaaaatatgtttAGCTTTCATCAGAAAGCCTACGGAAAATGGCTTGTTTTCTGAGGTGCTGGTCTTCTCATTGAGTAATCCAGATCTGACATGGCTGATTATTATCAAATTAAATctaatcaaatttatttatatagcactttttacaacagatgttgtcacaaagcagcagaGAAGTAGTTGGTTGGGGTAGAGCTGTGGTGGGCTACAGTAGGGGACATCAGGGgttggtgggagtagccatggcagctgagatgtgTTGAAGCTCAGTACATCATGACATCAGTTGTAAGGTGTACatgggcagaaagagagaaaagattaataagcatgtccaggtatgagggtatGTAAATTAGGGAATTCTAATGTGCAAAGTATTATTACATATTGTTTTGTCAGGAGATGAGCAGAAAAAAGTGGACACAGGACGATGCCGCATGATCACTGACCTGATTGACCCAGGTGATCTGGAGTGTTCACTTTGCATAAGGTATATGCAAATATTCACTTTgcaaatatctatatataagcTGgaagttatttaaaatatgtgtttgagtatgtatTGAAAGTATAATTTAGGATGATATCATGTTCCTTTCTTTATGTAGACTCTTCTATGAGCCAGTGACCACTCCGTGTGGGCATACATTCTGTCTGAAGTGTCTAGAGCGATGTCTGGACCACAATCCTTCATGCCCTCTTTGTAAGGAAGACCTTTCAGAAGTAGGTAGCAAGTTTTATTACAGAATATGATTGAATGTGaatgataataaaataaaataagaaagtGGTCTTAAATTATGTCGGTCttacattatataaaaaaggttttgttgtAGATTTTGTAAATTCACAGAGAGGCCATCTATTACTATATTTAACCAATGTACCTTTTCTTCTACAGTACTTGGCACAAAGGCAATACTGTAAGACTATACTGATGGAGGACATCATAAGCAAGTACTTGCCAGCAGAgcttacagacagacagaaggttTACGAAGAGGAAATTGCAGAACTATCCAAGTAAGGATCCAAATTACTGCTAGGTGATTTGATGCTGTACTTCTGCTGCACTAGTGTATGcttgattttcttttaattgaCAGCAAAAAAGCAGGATCAACAAACATATGGTTAATGTCAGCCCTTCAAAATTACATTAAagatatatacacagatatataataatatatttattggtATTCAGAAATAAAACCTATAATTTACATATGGACAAGACATAGTCTAGACTTTTAATcaataaacatgaaatgtacTTTTTGAAAATAATAGCAGCAGAGCAATTGCtttgaaaaaataattgaattgttttttacatcaaacacagtctgtccgtctctctctcttttacagcTTAAACAAGAACGTGCCTATATTTGTTTGCACCATGGCCTTCCCCACCGTCCCTTGCCCCCTACACATCTTCGAACCATGCTATCGGCTCATGATCCGCAGGTGCATGGAAACGGGTACAAAACAGTTTGGAATGTGCCTCAGCGACCCTGCTAAAGGGTAAACAAGGGGGGGCCAATAAGAAGCCAAAAAGATTAGACTAGTTTACATCAGACATTTGAATATGAAGTATTCATTCTGAAATATGATGGCCCTTGGCAACTGCAGAATGGTAACTGTGTCTTTTAGGTTTGCTGATTATGGCTGCATGCTCGAGATTCGAAACGTGGAGCTCTTCGCTGATGGCTGCTCTGTTGTGGACACCATTGGGAGAAGGAGATTCAGAGTAATCCAGCATAGCCAGAGAGATGGCTATAACACTGCAGACATTGAGTACTTGGAGGATATTAAGGTAAGGATTTTCACTCACtttgtatatttattgtttctgtAATATTTGGCTTTTGactaaaatgttttgatttgatttgttgtCGTTTGGATTGGATTAATGGATTAATCGGTAACAGTAAAAAattatggttttgtttctgtcttgtattaaatgttgtttctttctttgcatTACAGGTAGCAGGGGATGCTGAAACAGAGCTGCGGATGCTCCATGATGTGGTGTATGACCAGGCACTAGACTGGGTCAACTCCCTCCAGGCCGAGCAGAAGCAGCGGATAGAATCCCACTTTGGTCCCATGCCAGAGAAGGACTTGGAGCCCCAGGTATCACCTTATACTTACTTACACTTATGGAGATTTAAAGCCTGTTAGTAtcttaataaaacatatttatgatTTCATAATTTCCATACATAATAGTATTTACTTTTCAGATTTATGCCATTATTGTGATACTTTCCTTAATTGTTCCGCAAATAATCTGATCTTTATATAAGAAGGTACATTTAGTACATTGGTGACCAACATTGAAAAACCCCTGGGAAGGATTTTAATCAAACTTAGCTGTTTGTTGCATGCTAATGATTCAGTAATATCTGATTTACATCAGGAAAAATGTGTACCATATAGTGACAGAACATTGCCATGTTCATGTTATAGGAGGATAGTATGGTTTGGTGTTCACAGCTGGACTGTTGTGTCTTGGACAGGGATCTCCCAATGGGCCATCATGGTGCTGGTGGCTGCTGGCAGTGCTTCCACTTGAAGGCCGAGCTCAGCTATCCTTTTTGGCACTCACATCTCTCAAAGACAGGCTGACTGGCATACGCCGAGTGCTTGTCCTAATGTCACGCAGTCATTCTACGTAATTTCCCCCTGCTTACCAATATGGCCTTTCACCCCTTTACTGCTCCCTCTTTACCATATTATATTAACCCTTCTCTATAGATACAAAGAGCTTCTTGACAAAATTGGGTTTAGTTAAATGGGAATAACAGCTGAAGACTTTGCCTGGCTTCCGCAACTTGCTGATCCTATGCATAGGAATGACGGGTGCATTACTGGACACAtgcatttctttcattcattttcattattattttgtattttattattacttttatttataaatgtgtgtgaatttggTGCACAGTTTACAATAAGGGAAAGGGTATGTTGTGGACCCTTATactaatatttacaaatgtacacattcaattaattatttattatattgttgaTACAAATGCTCATTTTGACAAGAGATGAGAAGATCTGCAAATTAGCTTATCTCACAGTAAAGGAATAATTGATTTTATGCATAACCAAATGACTTGTGAATTTTATGAAGAACCACCCAGAAATAAACAGCCAAACAACATTTTGGCTATTGAGATGTACTTGATAGCATTCATAATAAGGCTTTGCAGATG
It encodes the following:
- the LOC113590376 gene encoding LON peptidase N-terminal domain and RING finger protein 3-like isoform X1 codes for the protein MAALSLTKMEKYFSSLNTRAVIMGTENMDSMLEISAEAIQSKNFELSKGIYEYQILRFSDPVIQQELLVKRADALAFDGKLSEAFETYQKASEFYRLRPVQLENLIQCLSGRLRRIERLDSQNNHYVVAVTERSGYDTFACGICFGFLYEPVTLLCGHCFCKKCLESERKTVCCKGCKDHSKVTEPHNYRVNVVLSNLLAKWFPSQLNAVKLRREGNGLYAEKRLEDALGKYNEAIHIAPKDHVLYANRSQINSSLKKFEDALSDADMACKLKPLWAKGHIRKAQVLTAMGKRKEALTEYLLSITLDHESELAKTEAQKLLSDLLIPVRNCLRKKILDCTTLQSSRTRLLSSSLIPHGPIMLQRSYKDYKIYINNIVAQSGSSRAFSSTEDCSKYRFDTEEPASVTGQGLLCKRKLSAEDDGKTTTGDGAYKRYKLGDEQKKVDTGRCRMITDLIDPGDLECSLCIRLFYEPVTTPCGHTFCLKCLERCLDHNPSCPLCKEDLSEYLAQRQYCKTILMEDIISKYLPAELTDRQKVYEEEIAELSNLNKNVPIFVCTMAFPTVPCPLHIFEPCYRLMIRRCMETGTKQFGMCLSDPAKGFADYGCMLEIRNVELFADGCSVVDTIGRRRFRVIQHSQRDGYNTADIEYLEDIKVAGDAETELRMLHDVVYDQALDWVNSLQAEQKQRIESHFGPMPEKDLEPQGSPNGPSWCWWLLAVLPLEGRAQLSFLALTSLKDRLTGIRRVLVLMSRSHST
- the LOC113590376 gene encoding LON peptidase N-terminal domain and RING finger protein 3-like isoform X2, producing the protein MAALSLTKMEKYFSSLNTRAVIMGTENMDSMLEISAEAIQSKNFELSKGIYEYQILRFSDPVIQQELLVKRADALAFDGKLSEAFETYQKASEFYRLRPVQLENLIQCLSGRLRRIERLDSQNNHYVVAVTERSGYDTFACGICFGFLYEPVTLLCGHCFCKKCLESERKTVCCKGCKDHSKVTEPHNYRVNVVLSNLLAKWFPSQLNAVKLRREGNGLYAEKRLEDALGKYNEAIHIAPKDHVLYANRSQINSSLKKFEDALSDADMACKLKPLWAKGHIRKAQVLTAMGKRKEALTEYLLSITLDHESELAKTEAQKLLSDLLIPVRNCLRKKILDCTTLQSSRTRLLSSSLIPHGPIMLQRSYKDYKIYINNIVAQSGSSRAFSSTEDCSKYRFDTEEPASVTGQGLLCKRKLSAEDDGKTTTGDGAYKRYKLGDEQKKVDTGRCRMITDLIDPGDLECSLCIRLFYEPVTTPCGHTFCLKCLERCLDHNPSCPLCKEDLSEYLAQRQYCKTILMEDIISKYLPAELTDRQKVYEEEIAELSNLNKNVPIFVCTMAFPTVPCPLHIFEPCYRLMIRRFADYGCMLEIRNVELFADGCSVVDTIGRRRFRVIQHSQRDGYNTADIEYLEDIKVAGDAETELRMLHDVVYDQALDWVNSLQAEQKQRIESHFGPMPEKDLEPQGSPNGPSWCWWLLAVLPLEGRAQLSFLALTSLKDRLTGIRRVLVLMSRSHST